A part of Olleya sp. Bg11-27 genomic DNA contains:
- a CDS encoding putative porin → MKKIIFTFLLFAFAGITYAQKPSLKKSFNTDSGVESNLSSSQDSTKSKRSKANKNEKQKALISEYLIISSTRDTTYVDTTLTINKEYKYNYLRRDNFGLMPFANVGQTYNSLTYSFENTNQLPGFGTKAKHFNYLNADDVNYYHAPTPLTELFFKTAFTQGQQLDAFFTTNTSRQFNLSIGYKGLRSLGFYQNTLSSTGNLRITSSYKTKNKRYVLNTHFTSQDILNEENGGLKEDNIAFFESGDPDFNDRGVLEVNFEDAESLLLGKRFYLNHSYDILQPKDSVSSNKIQLAHIMTLEDKIYTYDQTAANTDYFGDSFQTSNIKDRTELEQFTNQLQLNYSNSIIGNLQFNATHNNYNYGYDKIVVLNNTTIPNRLKGDIVSVGAKYNKQYKGFNLKGEAGLNVSGDFDGNYISGTASYQLNEDVKLSANIKHNSVAPDFNTLLFQSSYKNYNWRNQFDNIKTQKLVFNVQSNKYANLTLDFNTINDYVYFAKNEDDGVKAFQSTSPITYLKVKLQKEIRYKNFALDNTILYQNVKDDSNVLNVPQIVTRNTLYYSNHIFKKAMFLQTGVIFNYFSAYNMDGYDPLIAEFYTQNDQELGAFPRLDFFVNAKIRQTRIYLKAEHFNALFSDPTYYSAPNQPFRDFTIRFGLVWNFFL, encoded by the coding sequence ATGAAAAAAATAATTTTCACTTTCCTTTTATTCGCTTTTGCAGGTATAACGTATGCTCAAAAGCCTTCACTTAAAAAATCTTTTAATACAGATTCAGGGGTAGAAAGCAATTTGTCTTCATCACAAGATAGTACCAAGTCTAAACGGTCAAAAGCAAATAAAAACGAAAAACAAAAAGCATTAATCTCAGAGTATTTGATAATTTCATCTACCAGAGACACAACTTATGTAGACACCACACTGACTATTAATAAGGAGTATAAATATAATTACTTAAGACGAGATAATTTTGGACTTATGCCATTTGCTAATGTTGGACAAACGTATAATAGTCTAACCTATAGTTTTGAAAACACAAATCAACTTCCTGGGTTTGGAACAAAGGCCAAACATTTTAATTATTTAAATGCAGATGATGTTAATTATTATCATGCACCAACACCACTAACAGAACTGTTTTTTAAAACAGCATTTACACAAGGGCAACAATTAGATGCTTTTTTTACAACAAATACATCAAGGCAATTTAATTTGTCGATAGGTTATAAAGGGTTGCGATCATTAGGGTTTTATCAAAATACGTTGAGTAGTACAGGAAACTTACGGATTACGTCTAGTTATAAGACCAAAAATAAACGCTACGTTTTAAATACACATTTTACTTCTCAAGACATCTTAAATGAAGAAAATGGAGGGTTAAAAGAAGATAATATTGCTTTTTTTGAATCTGGAGATCCTGATTTTAATGATAGAGGAGTATTAGAGGTTAATTTTGAGGATGCCGAAAGTCTATTATTAGGTAAGCGGTTTTATTTAAACCATAGCTACGATATTTTACAACCAAAGGATTCTGTAAGTTCAAATAAAATTCAACTAGCACATATTATGACGCTGGAAGATAAAATTTATACCTACGATCAAACCGCAGCTAACACGGATTATTTTGGAGATTCTTTTCAAACTAGTAATATTAAGGATAGAACAGAGCTAGAGCAATTTACCAACCAATTACAGTTAAACTATAGTAATTCAATAATAGGTAACCTTCAATTTAATGCTACCCATAATAATTATAATTATGGTTACGATAAAATTGTGGTTTTAAACAATACCACAATTCCTAATAGGTTAAAAGGCGATATCGTATCTGTAGGTGCTAAGTACAATAAACAATATAAAGGATTTAACTTAAAAGGGGAAGCGGGTTTAAATGTGTCCGGCGATTTTGATGGAAATTATATTTCAGGGACAGCGTCATACCAGTTAAACGAAGATGTGAAGTTGTCTGCAAATATTAAGCATAATTCGGTCGCACCAGATTTCAATACACTATTATTTCAAAGTAGTTACAAAAATTATAATTGGAGAAATCAATTTGATAATATAAAGACTCAAAAACTAGTGTTTAATGTGCAATCTAATAAGTATGCAAACCTAACATTAGACTTTAATACAATAAACGACTATGTTTATTTTGCAAAAAACGAAGATGATGGTGTTAAAGCTTTTCAAAGTACAAGTCCTATAACGTATTTAAAAGTTAAGCTTCAAAAGGAAATCAGGTATAAAAACTTCGCATTAGATAATACGATACTATATCAAAATGTAAAAGACGATTCAAATGTCTTAAATGTTCCGCAAATAGTAACCCGAAACACGTTATACTACTCAAACCATATATTTAAAAAAGCAATGTTTTTGCAAACAGGAGTAATATTCAATTATTTCTCGGCATATAATATGGATGGCTATGACCCGTTAATAGCGGAGTTCTATACTCAAAACGATCAAGAGTTAGGGGCGTTCCCAAGGTTGGACTTCTTTGTTAATGCAAAAATTAGACAAACTAGAATATATCTAAAAGCAGAGCATTTTAATGCACTCTTTTCAGATCCTACATATTATTCAGCGCCAAACCAACCATTCCGTGATTTTACAATACGTTTTGGATTGGTGTGGAATTTCTTTTTGTAA
- a CDS encoding ribonuclease HII: protein MLKLKYTKHKLECGTDEAGRGCLAGPVTAAAVILKPNFKNAILNDSKQISEKKRDLLRPIIETQALCFGFSHIYEDTIDEINILNASILAMHKAIDAMPKTPEFIIVDGNKFKPYNDIPSETIIKGDAKYMSIAAASVLAKTYRDEYMNIIHEEFPMYNWKQNKGYPTKQHREAIRKYGVTKYHRKSFRLLPEQLKIEL, encoded by the coding sequence ATGCTTAAATTAAAATATACCAAACACAAATTAGAATGTGGAACAGATGAAGCAGGTCGCGGTTGCCTTGCTGGTCCTGTAACTGCCGCTGCAGTGATTTTAAAACCCAACTTTAAAAATGCCATATTAAATGACTCAAAACAAATAAGCGAAAAAAAACGTGATTTATTACGTCCTATTATAGAAACACAAGCACTTTGCTTTGGTTTTAGTCATATTTATGAAGACACTATTGACGAGATTAATATATTAAATGCTTCAATATTAGCCATGCACAAAGCAATTGATGCTATGCCTAAAACACCTGAATTTATCATTGTTGATGGTAATAAGTTTAAACCATATAACGACATTCCGTCTGAAACTATTATTAAAGGAGATGCTAAATATATGAGCATTGCCGCAGCATCTGTTTTAGCAAAAACATATCGAGACGAATACATGAATATTATCCATGAAGAGTTCCCGATGTACAACTGGAAACAAAACAAAGGATATCCTACGAAACAACATAGAGAGGCTATTAGAAAATATGGTGTCACAAAATATCACAGAAAATCCTTTAGACTATTACCCGAACAATTGAAAATTGAATTGTAA
- a CDS encoding ribonuclease HII, with translation MKHAWYSLLLITLLFSCESSTKKNTIEYFIYSDADFILTINNLENFKSNTSNNHFIETLSNTTGYNNITKKLDFLNQINSQQRIYINLFKDKKDSLQYSFATQLNDSIFTLDSLKTKREIVQLKGLSAEKLTIDNQTIYVSTQANILVGSNNTSHLEDLFSSNTENVSIKKIIATQDETATFSLFTNNNSLKSIFKNEALTFKNFTEYLTFDTEVSQNNLILSGITKAKDSTSLINVFKNTLPQDNQLAQFAPSNSDGFLSVTFNDYNVFKKNLSTFNKVDNTAVNNTLFENIIEFGEIYSDTTSAVVLHSIDLIGTQEALLSEQERIENFRGVSIYNFSKPTLFLNELKPFITLKNATNYCIINQFLIFASNTETLENIIVNFQNQTTLSDRSYYKEVKKGLSSQSSILQVLNPTSLRQLVNTNLNTTSDLNFDNYKSSALQFIYDTNFAHFNAIIKQSKTKVYDNSITELFNIKLDNDVLNNPQFVKSHLTKQQNIIVQDITNKLYLITNDGKILWKKQLNGPVLGEIKQIDMYKNGRLQLAFVTPTRLYVLDRNGNEVKPFPMSFSDKITQPLSVFDYDKRKNYRLFVTQGKNVLLYDGRGKKVKGFNFKAAKEALNTQPQHLRIKNKDYLIFKTDTQLYILDRRGKTRVSPKTDLTFSDQPVSNYNLDFITTTADGKIATITQKGIVSTTASNLSENNTITSTTKTLLSQSNNLLNIKDHTLELDFGSYTPAKLFLINDKIYISTTDRQTQKVLLYDSNAKLQDNFPVYGTSAIDLDNIDNDSKLEFVTKGERNSILVYKIN, from the coding sequence ATGAAACATGCTTGGTATAGTCTTCTTTTAATAACACTCCTTTTTTCTTGTGAATCTTCGACAAAAAAAAACACGATTGAATACTTTATTTATAGTGACGCGGATTTTATATTAACTATAAATAACCTGGAAAACTTTAAAAGCAATACGAGCAACAATCATTTTATTGAAACTCTATCAAACACGACAGGTTACAATAATATTACTAAGAAACTCGATTTTTTAAATCAAATTAATAGTCAGCAACGTATATACATTAATCTATTTAAAGATAAAAAAGACAGTTTGCAGTACAGCTTTGCAACCCAATTAAATGATTCTATTTTTACACTAGACAGTCTTAAAACGAAAAGAGAAATTGTACAATTAAAAGGACTTTCGGCAGAAAAATTAACAATAGATAATCAAACTATATATGTTTCCACACAAGCCAATATTCTAGTCGGCTCTAACAATACTTCTCATCTAGAAGACTTGTTTAGTAGTAACACTGAAAATGTTTCAATAAAAAAAATAATAGCAACACAGGATGAAACGGCTACGTTTTCGTTATTTACGAACAATAATAGCTTAAAATCTATTTTCAAAAATGAAGCTCTTACTTTTAAAAATTTTACTGAATATCTAACCTTTGACACCGAGGTTAGTCAAAATAACTTGATATTAAGCGGAATTACTAAAGCAAAAGATAGCACTAGCTTAATTAACGTATTTAAAAACACCCTCCCTCAAGACAATCAGTTAGCACAATTCGCACCTTCTAATAGTGATGGTTTTTTAAGTGTTACTTTTAATGACTATAACGTTTTTAAAAAGAATCTAAGCACCTTTAATAAGGTCGATAATACAGCTGTAAACAATACTTTATTTGAAAATATTATTGAATTTGGTGAAATTTATAGTGACACCACAAGTGCTGTTGTATTACACTCGATTGACCTCATTGGTACTCAGGAAGCACTACTAAGCGAACAGGAGAGAATAGAAAACTTCAGAGGCGTAAGCATCTACAATTTCTCTAAACCAACCTTGTTTTTAAATGAATTAAAACCATTTATTACACTAAAAAACGCTACTAACTATTGTATTATCAATCAATTTTTAATTTTTGCTTCTAATACTGAAACCTTAGAAAACATTATTGTTAATTTTCAAAATCAAACAACTTTAAGTGACCGCTCATACTATAAAGAGGTCAAAAAAGGATTAAGCAGTCAATCTTCTATATTACAAGTCCTAAATCCAACAAGTTTGAGACAATTGGTTAATACCAATTTAAATACTACTTCCGATTTAAATTTTGATAATTACAAATCATCTGCGTTACAATTTATTTACGATACCAACTTTGCTCATTTTAATGCTATAATTAAACAAAGCAAGACTAAGGTTTATGACAATTCCATTACTGAATTGTTTAATATCAAACTAGACAACGATGTACTTAACAATCCGCAGTTTGTAAAAAGTCATCTTACTAAACAACAAAATATCATTGTACAAGATATTACCAACAAGTTATATTTAATTACTAATGACGGTAAAATACTTTGGAAAAAACAATTAAACGGTCCAGTACTAGGTGAAATTAAGCAAATTGACATGTATAAAAATGGTCGTTTACAATTGGCTTTTGTAACGCCTACACGCCTTTATGTTTTAGACAGAAATGGGAATGAGGTCAAACCTTTTCCTATGTCGTTTTCTGATAAAATTACACAACCGCTATCCGTTTTTGATTATGATAAAAGAAAAAATTACCGTCTGTTTGTCACTCAAGGTAAAAATGTATTATTATATGATGGTAGAGGAAAAAAAGTAAAAGGTTTTAATTTTAAAGCAGCAAAAGAAGCACTAAACACCCAACCACAACACCTTAGAATTAAAAACAAAGATTACCTTATTTTTAAAACCGACACACAATTATACATTTTAGACCGACGTGGAAAAACAAGAGTGAGTCCTAAAACAGATTTAACTTTCTCAGATCAACCCGTTTCAAATTATAATTTAGATTTTATAACAACAACAGCCGATGGTAAAATAGCGACAATTACTCAAAAAGGGATCGTTTCTACTACTGCTTCTAATCTATCCGAGAATAACACCATCACATCTACGACTAAAACGTTGCTTTCTCAAAGTAATAACCTTTTAAATATTAAAGACCATACTCTAGAACTAGATTTTGGAAGTTATACTCCTGCAAAATTGTTTTTGATAAATGACAAAATATACATTTCTACCACAGATAGACAAACACAAAAGGTTTTACTATATGATAGCAATGCCAAATTGCAAGACAACTTTCCTGTTTATGGTACCTCTGCCATTGATCTAGATAATATTGACAACGACTCTAAACTAGAATTTGTGACCAAAGGAGAACGTAATTCCATTCTTGTTTACAAAATAAACTAA
- a CDS encoding nucleoid-associated protein yields the protein MITRKLATISKFIIHKVGNKHNDTKNAFSEKEVHFDEESYELMLPFLLRPFGSVVQSYRFNHHANVELNEINSYSKQIFNDDDAFVEMSKNIVKHLFEQSNSAQIKTGDVLVAVFEGIEYKEMVTNAIGIFKIENKTNFFQTFLEDSSYDVLVQKGISSKKVDKGCLILNQTDMEGNIILTVDNNSYDAQYWLDRFLNIKYADDMNNHTHNYLDMCSEFSSEILKTSFGEQERNIFLAKTIDYFKENEIINVERFKEEVFTEENHIQLFEDFKKEYEGEQNILLRNQFDLAEAVVKKDKKKIKTDIKLDTNIQIKLDIDSPDAAQEYLERGYDEEKKMHYYKVFFNAEA from the coding sequence ATGATTACACGTAAACTCGCTACCATTTCAAAATTTATAATTCATAAGGTTGGCAACAAACATAACGACACCAAAAATGCTTTTTCTGAGAAAGAAGTCCATTTTGACGAAGAGAGTTATGAGCTTATGTTACCTTTTTTACTAAGGCCATTTGGAAGCGTTGTACAGAGTTACCGATTTAATCACCACGCCAATGTGGAGCTTAACGAGATTAACTCTTACAGTAAACAGATCTTTAATGACGATGATGCTTTTGTCGAGATGTCTAAAAACATAGTTAAGCATTTATTTGAACAAAGTAATTCTGCCCAAATAAAAACTGGAGATGTTTTGGTTGCCGTTTTTGAAGGTATTGAATACAAAGAAATGGTTACCAATGCTATTGGAATATTTAAAATTGAAAACAAAACAAACTTCTTTCAAACCTTTTTAGAAGATAGTAGTTATGACGTTTTAGTTCAAAAAGGAATCTCGTCCAAAAAAGTTGATAAAGGGTGTTTGATTTTAAATCAAACGGACATGGAAGGTAATATTATTTTGACTGTGGATAATAACAGTTATGATGCACAATATTGGTTAGATAGATTTCTAAACATTAAATACGCTGATGACATGAATAATCACACACATAACTACTTAGATATGTGCAGTGAGTTTTCTTCAGAGATTTTAAAAACAAGTTTTGGAGAACAAGAACGTAATATCTTTTTAGCAAAAACAATCGATTACTTTAAGGAGAATGAGATTATAAACGTTGAACGTTTTAAAGAAGAAGTCTTTACTGAAGAGAATCACATACAGTTATTTGAAGATTTTAAAAAAGAATACGAAGGCGAACAAAATATATTATTAAGAAATCAATTTGATCTTGCTGAAGCCGTAGTTAAGAAGGATAAGAAGAAAATTAAAACTGACATTAAATTGGATACTAACATCCAAATTAAATTAGACATAGATTCTCCAGATGCTGCGCAAGAATATTTAGAACGCGGTTATGACGAAGAGAAAAAAATGCACTATTATAAAGTGTTTTTTAATGCCGAAGCATAA
- the lipB gene encoding lipoyl(octanoyl) transferase LipB encodes MNKTIQLQDLGTKDFKETWDYQEQLFKGVLDTKIKNRREAAGLETKNFFLFVEHPHVYTLGKSGDMSNLLLNEDQLKAKGATFYKINRGGDITYHGPGQIVGYPIIDLDNFFTDIHKYLRFLEEVIILTLDEYGLKATRSEGETGVWLDVGTPFARKICAMGVRASRWVTMHGFALNVNANLGYFDNIIPCGIRGKAVSSLNVELGVKEVDEAEVKAKILKHFSKMFEAEFKK; translated from the coding sequence ATGAATAAAACGATACAACTACAGGATTTAGGGACAAAAGACTTTAAAGAAACTTGGGATTACCAAGAGCAACTATTTAAAGGGGTTTTAGACACTAAAATAAAGAATAGAAGAGAAGCGGCGGGTTTAGAAACAAAGAATTTCTTTCTGTTTGTGGAGCATCCTCATGTATATACTTTAGGGAAAAGCGGTGATATGTCTAACTTGTTGTTAAATGAAGACCAGCTAAAAGCTAAAGGTGCTACATTTTATAAAATAAATAGAGGTGGAGATATTACATATCATGGTCCTGGTCAAATTGTAGGATATCCTATTATAGATTTGGATAATTTTTTTACTGATATACATAAGTATTTACGTTTTTTAGAAGAAGTTATTATTTTGACCTTGGATGAATACGGTTTGAAAGCGACACGAAGCGAAGGCGAAACTGGTGTTTGGCTTGACGTTGGAACACCTTTTGCTCGTAAAATTTGTGCTATGGGTGTTAGAGCAAGTCGATGGGTGACTATGCACGGATTTGCACTTAACGTGAATGCTAACCTAGGGTATTTTGATAATATTATTCCTTGTGGAATTAGAGGTAAAGCAGTAAGTTCTTTAAACGTAGAACTGGGTGTTAAAGAAGTCGATGAAGCAGAAGTAAAAGCAAAAATATTAAAACATTTTAGTAAAATGTTTGAGGCTGAGTTTAAGAAATAA
- the lysS gene encoding lysine--tRNA ligase: MSQLSEQELVRREKLAKLRELGINPYPADLYPVSDNSKQIKQEFKEGKQVVVAGRLMAINIQGKASFAQLQDSEGRIQLYFNRDEICPGEDKDQYNVVFKKLLDLGDFVGIEGELFTTQVGEKTILVKGFSLLSKSLKPLPIPKQKDGKTYDAFTDPEMRYRQRYADLAVNPHVKDVFIKRTKLFNAMRSFFNDSGYFEVETPILQPIPGGAAARPFITHHNSLDIPLYMRIANELYLKRLIVGGFDGVYEFSKNFRNEGMDRTHNPEFTAMEIYVAYKDYNWMMDFCEQLLEHCAIAVNGTSEATFGEHKIDFKAPYARVTMADSIKHFTGFDITGKTEDEIRTAAKDMGISVDATMGKGKLIDEIFGEKCEGNYIQPTFITDYPKEMSPLCKEHRENPELTERFELMVCGKEIANAYSELNDPIDQRQRFEHQLKLAAKGDDEATEFIDEDFLRALEYGMPPTSGMGIGMDRLIMFLTNNQSIQEVLFFPQMRPEKKAAPMNEEEKAVLALLKTTSPIELNALKEQSGLSNKKWDKTIKGLTKIGVAKVNKTDDGLFVEVV, translated from the coding sequence ATGTCACAATTATCTGAGCAAGAGCTCGTACGTAGAGAAAAACTTGCCAAATTACGCGAGTTAGGTATCAACCCTTATCCAGCAGATTTATATCCTGTTTCTGACAATTCTAAACAGATTAAACAGGAGTTCAAAGAAGGCAAACAGGTAGTTGTTGCTGGTAGATTGATGGCAATTAACATTCAAGGAAAAGCGTCTTTTGCACAATTACAAGATTCTGAAGGACGTATACAGTTATATTTTAACAGAGACGAAATTTGCCCTGGAGAAGATAAAGATCAATATAATGTTGTCTTTAAAAAATTATTAGACCTAGGAGATTTTGTTGGTATTGAAGGTGAATTGTTTACAACACAAGTTGGAGAAAAAACAATATTGGTTAAAGGGTTTTCTTTACTAAGTAAATCTTTAAAACCATTACCAATTCCTAAGCAAAAAGACGGAAAAACATACGATGCGTTTACAGATCCAGAAATGCGTTACAGACAACGTTATGCTGATTTAGCTGTAAACCCACACGTTAAAGATGTTTTTATAAAACGTACTAAGTTATTTAATGCTATGCGTAGCTTTTTTAATGACTCCGGTTATTTTGAAGTAGAAACACCAATATTACAACCAATTCCGGGTGGAGCAGCTGCACGCCCTTTTATTACACACCATAACAGTTTAGACATACCATTATATATGCGTATTGCTAATGAGTTATACCTAAAACGATTAATTGTTGGTGGTTTTGATGGCGTTTATGAGTTTTCTAAAAACTTCCGTAATGAAGGAATGGACAGAACACACAATCCTGAATTTACAGCAATGGAAATTTATGTAGCCTACAAAGACTACAATTGGATGATGGACTTTTGCGAACAACTTCTAGAACATTGTGCTATAGCCGTAAATGGAACATCTGAAGCTACTTTTGGAGAGCACAAAATAGACTTTAAAGCGCCTTATGCAAGAGTTACTATGGCAGACTCTATTAAGCACTTTACTGGATTTGATATCACAGGTAAAACAGAAGACGAAATCAGAACAGCAGCAAAAGACATGGGTATTAGCGTAGACGCAACCATGGGTAAAGGAAAGCTGATTGATGAAATTTTTGGTGAAAAATGTGAAGGTAATTACATCCAACCTACATTTATTACGGACTATCCAAAAGAAATGAGTCCATTATGTAAAGAACACCGAGAAAACCCTGAATTAACAGAACGTTTTGAACTAATGGTTTGTGGTAAAGAAATAGCAAATGCTTATTCTGAACTTAATGATCCAATAGACCAACGTCAACGTTTTGAGCACCAATTAAAATTGGCTGCTAAAGGTGATGATGAAGCGACAGAATTTATAGATGAAGACTTTTTACGTGCTTTAGAGTACGGTATGCCTCCAACATCTGGAATGGGAATTGGAATGGATAGGTTAATTATGTTTTTAACGAACAATCAATCTATACAAGAAGTATTATTTTTCCCTCAAATGCGACCTGAAAAGAAAGCAGCACCAATGAATGAGGAAGAAAAAGCAGTACTTGCTTTATTAAAAACGACTAGCCCAATAGAATTAAACGCACTTAAAGAGCAATCTGGATTAAGTAATAAAAAATGGGATAAAACTATAAAAGGTTTAACCAAAATAGGCGTTGCCAAAGTAAACAAAACTGATGATGGACTATTTGTAGAAGTTGTTTAA
- a CDS encoding GDYXXLXY domain-containing protein: MKTIYLFILFVVLALIQLSVPAAMVFRNQSVLNSGTAYKFKTRPIDPTDPFRGKYITLSFDMNKAVTADTLWENNSDIYVYLKTDSLGYAAVKSVSPFKTNTDDDFVIAKTYGYYQKSKVIQFRLPFGRFYMEESKAYPAEMAYRKASRQGLVNNTYGLVYVKHGHSVLEDVFINDVPIGTYVEKQKAAD; the protein is encoded by the coding sequence ATGAAAACAATATATCTATTTATACTTTTTGTGGTTTTGGCTTTAATTCAATTAAGTGTGCCTGCTGCCATGGTTTTTAGAAACCAATCTGTTTTAAATTCGGGAACAGCTTATAAATTTAAAACGCGTCCCATTGATCCAACAGATCCTTTTAGAGGGAAATACATCACTTTGTCTTTTGATATGAATAAAGCTGTAACTGCAGATACATTATGGGAAAATAACAGTGATATTTATGTCTATCTAAAAACGGATAGCCTAGGTTATGCTGCAGTAAAATCGGTAAGCCCGTTTAAAACAAATACTGATGACGATTTTGTGATTGCTAAAACTTACGGGTATTACCAAAAGAGTAAGGTTATTCAGTTTAGGCTACCTTTTGGTAGGTTTTATATGGAAGAAAGTAAAGCTTATCCAGCTGAAATGGCTTATAGAAAAGCGAGTAGACAGGGTTTGGTAAATAATACGTATGGATTGGTTTATGTTAAACATGGACACTCCGTATTAGAGGATGTTTTTATTAACGATGTGCCAATAGGAACTTATGTGGAGAAGCAAAAAGCAGCTGATTAA
- a CDS encoding DUF2157 domain-containing protein — protein MSTKFVKTLPELLKNQIISEDTALRIERYFESKEAKAPNRLFVLFAVLGSLLIGSGIILLFAHNWEYLPKMVKTVLAFIPLVIGQLLVGFSIFKKKSQVWKEASGVFLFFGVGAAIALIGQIYNVPGSLERYLLTWIVLCLPLVYLLKSKVLAILHLVFATYYACLIGYFGNGQIPWLYLVMLVGVLPFYYNVIKNEAASNGFSLLNWLFPLSLTITFGAFLEVSSSILYLVFILFFGLLYNIGELPIFKNLKLRKNGYLAIGSLGVVVTLLLASFHRYWSGDFNYEYYSASSFYVPILLITLTVVTLVYSHIEDSLKPFNLFRYVFALYLIVFIISSYYANAGLVLINFLILALGIATVKTGVDKCHFGILNYGLLIITGLISFRFFDTNMSFVIRGLLFITIGVGFFSTNYVMLKKQKSNQNKSLNN, from the coding sequence ATGAGCACAAAATTTGTAAAGACATTACCAGAATTACTAAAAAATCAGATAATATCTGAAGACACTGCATTACGGATAGAGCGCTACTTTGAATCTAAAGAAGCCAAAGCACCTAATAGGTTATTTGTACTGTTTGCTGTTTTGGGATCTCTATTAATAGGATCCGGAATAATATTACTATTTGCCCATAATTGGGAATATTTGCCTAAGATGGTCAAAACGGTATTGGCTTTTATCCCTTTGGTAATTGGACAATTGCTAGTTGGTTTTTCGATTTTTAAAAAGAAGAGTCAGGTGTGGAAAGAAGCATCAGGGGTCTTTCTGTTTTTTGGAGTAGGGGCAGCAATCGCATTAATTGGTCAGATTTATAATGTACCTGGCAGTTTAGAACGCTATTTATTAACATGGATTGTGCTTTGTTTGCCTTTAGTTTATTTGCTTAAATCAAAAGTGTTAGCAATATTACATCTTGTTTTTGCAACTTATTATGCTTGTTTAATTGGGTATTTTGGTAATGGACAGATACCATGGTTGTATTTGGTTATGTTAGTTGGTGTACTTCCTTTTTATTATAACGTCATTAAAAATGAAGCAGCTTCTAACGGGTTTTCTTTACTTAATTGGTTATTTCCATTAAGTTTGACCATTACATTTGGAGCTTTTTTAGAGGTTTCAAGCAGTATTTTGTATCTGGTTTTTATATTGTTTTTTGGGTTGCTTTACAATATTGGGGAATTACCTATTTTTAAAAATCTAAAATTGAGAAAAAACGGTTACTTGGCAATTGGATCTCTTGGTGTAGTTGTTACACTTCTTTTAGCGTCTTTTCATAGATATTGGTCGGGAGACTTTAATTATGAGTATTACAGTGCATCAAGTTTTTACGTTCCAATACTTTTGATCACGCTTACAGTAGTAACTCTAGTCTATAGTCACATAGAAGATAGCTTAAAACCATTTAACTTATTTCGATATGTATTCGCATTATACTTAATTGTTTTTATAATTAGTAGTTATTATGCAAATGCAGGACTAGTGTTAATTAACTTCCTAATACTTGCTTTAGGTATTGCGACAGTAAAAACGGGAGTGGATAAATGTCACTTCGGAATCTTAAACTATGGATTATTAATTATTACAGGTTTAATAAGTTTTAGGTTTTTTGATACAAATATGAGCTTTGTTATTCGTGGCTTATTATTCATAACTATAGGAGTCGGTTTCTTTAGCACAAATTACGTCATGCTTAAAAAACAGAAATCAAATCAAAATAAATCTTTAAACAATTAA
- the yiaA gene encoding inner membrane protein YiaA, which yields MDYQTTVSINEDQKSRKSKKKVTTYNTKPTPAFVGASWAALCLGMVSYCIGLWNANMVLNEKGYYFTILLFGLFSVISVQKSVRDKLENIPVTEIYYGISWFTSVAAIALLVIGLWNADLVLSEKGFYGMSFTLSLFAAIAVQKNTRDIAFLANEKTDNV from the coding sequence ATGGATTATCAAACAACAGTTTCAATTAATGAAGACCAAAAGTCTAGAAAGTCAAAAAAAAAGGTAACAACATATAATACAAAACCCACGCCAGCATTTGTAGGAGCATCTTGGGCAGCTTTATGTCTTGGTATGGTTTCTTATTGCATTGGATTATGGAATGCAAATATGGTTCTAAATGAAAAAGGGTATTATTTTACAATCTTACTGTTTGGATTATTCTCTGTAATATCTGTACAGAAATCCGTGAGAGATAAGCTTGAAAATATACCAGTAACTGAAATTTATTACGGCATAAGTTGGTTTACTTCTGTTGCAGCAATCGCGTTATTAGTTATTGGATTGTGGAACGCAGATTTAGTACTTAGCGAAAAAGGGTTTTATGGAATGTCATTTACCTTAAGTCTTTTTGCTGCTATTGCGGTGCAAAAAAATACGCGTGATATTGCCTTTTTAGCAAATGAGAAAACAGACAATGTTTAA